Proteins encoded within one genomic window of Haloimpatiens massiliensis:
- a CDS encoding RNA-guided endonuclease InsQ/TnpB family protein, with the protein PKFKKKKNQDVKAYFPKNNKTDWTIERHRVKVPTLGWIRLKEFGYIPVNSIVKSGTVSQKADRYFVSILVEEAIKVDNKPYSEGIGVDLGLKDFAICNNGLTKKNVNKTKTVKKAEKKLKREQRKLSRKYESLKLRNKKEKGEATRQNIQKQIVKVQKLHQRLTNIRTDYINKTVNELIKQKPSFITIEDLNVSGMMKNRHLAKAVAGQKFYEFRIKLISKAKQNGIEIRIVDRFYPSSKVCSCCGAYKKDLKLSDRVYKCSCGLSIDRDLNASINLANAKEYKIA; encoded by the coding sequence CCTAAATTTAAGAAAAAGAAAAATCAAGATGTTAAAGCTTACTTTCCAAAGAACAATAAAACAGATTGGACTATTGAAAGACATAGAGTTAAAGTACCAACTTTAGGTTGGATTAGATTAAAAGAATTTGGATACATTCCAGTTAACTCCATAGTTAAAAGTGGTACAGTAAGTCAAAAAGCAGATAGATATTTTGTTTCAATTTTAGTTGAAGAAGCTATTAAAGTAGATAATAAACCTTATTCAGAAGGAATAGGCGTAGACCTTGGACTAAAAGATTTTGCAATTTGTAATAATGGCTTAACTAAAAAGAATGTTAACAAAACTAAAACAGTTAAAAAAGCAGAGAAGAAACTAAAACGTGAGCAAAGAAAACTTTCAAGGAAATATGAAAGTTTAAAATTAAGAAATAAAAAAGAGAAAGGAGAAGCTACTCGTCAAAATATCCAAAAACAAATAGTCAAGGTACAAAAACTTCATCAAAGACTTACAAATATAAGAACTGATTACATAAATAAAACAGTAAATGAGTTAATAAAACAAAAACCAAGTTTTATAACTATTGAAGATTTAAATGTAAGTGGAATGATGAAGAATAGACATTTAGCTAAAGCGGTTGCTGGGCAAAAGTTTTATGAATTTAGAATTAAACTTATTTCAAAAGCTAAACAAAATGGCATTGAGATAAGAATAGTTGATAGATTCTATCCAAGTAGTAAAGTGTGTAGCTGTTGTGGAGCATATAAGAAAGATTTAAAACTATCTGATAGAGTTTACAAATGCAGTTGTGGGCTTTCTATTGATAGAGATTTAAATGCTTCAATAAATTTAGCCAATGCTAAAGAATATAAGATAGCTTAA